A window from Telopea speciosissima isolate NSW1024214 ecotype Mountain lineage chromosome 8, Tspe_v1, whole genome shotgun sequence encodes these proteins:
- the LOC122671518 gene encoding aspartyl protease family protein At5g10770-like isoform X1 has product MAINHSSFLFLLLSIFLHFFLFGCSEKIEAYKFGELTANLQHQSHVVSLKSLMPSGVCSTQTQGSKTSSGLLQVAHKNGPCSSLKKGNTKVPNFRQILIDDQTRVKSIHSKISNHKDPLADSAVKIPATSGQSLGTGNYVVNIGIGSPKQQNTVVFDTGSDLTWIQCQPCVVQCYSQQDPIFNPSSSTTYSNISCNSVACSQLQSATGNTQSCRNTCIYLIQYGDGSYSQGYFGTDTLTLSSSDVFPKFQFGCGENNQGLFGSADGLLGLGRDQVSVVSQTSRKYGKLFSYCLPASTSSTGFLAFGSQVGTSSTQYTSLMTDSNNPSFYFLTITGISVGGKNLGIPQSVFTTSGTIIDSGTVITRLAPAAYSALSSAFRRAMTKYRTAPAYSILDTCYNLNGYSTVTIPTIAIHFTGGTDLNVDQSGILVQASSTQYCLAFAGNNASTDVEILGNMQQQTFEVVYNVASGKVGFGAGACS; this is encoded by the exons ATGGCTATTAACCACTCctccttccttttccttcttctttctatttttcttcatttctttctctttggttgttcagagaagattgaagcctataaATTCGGAGAATTGACAGCGAATCTTCAACACCAGAGTCATGTTGTTTCACTCAAATCCTTGATGCCATCAGGAGTTTGTTCTACTCAAACCCAAG GTTCCAAAACCTCAAGCGGGCTACTGCAAGTAGCTCACAAAAATGGGCCTTGCTCATCATTGAAGAAAGGGAATACAAAAGTTCCTAACTTTCGCCAGATTCTCATTGATGACCAAACCAGAGTCAAATCCATCCATTCCAAAATCTCCAACCATAAAGACCCATTAGCAGATTCTGCTGTAAAAATTCCTGCTACCTCTGGACAATCCCTTGGGACTGGAAACTATGTTGTCAACATTGGAATTGGATCACCAAAGCAACAAAATACAGTAGTATTTGATACTGGTAGTGATCTAACTTGGATCCAATGTCAACCATGTGTTGTCCAATGCTATTCACAACAAGATCCCATCTTCAATCCTTCTTCATCCACCACCTATTCCAACATCTCATGTAACTCAGTTGCTTGTTCCCAACTCCAATCAGCCACAGGTAACACACAATCCTGTAGAAACACATGTATATACCTGATCCAATACGGTGATGGATCCTACTCTCAAGGGTACTTTGGAACTGATACATTAACACTCTCTTCTTCTGATGTCTTCCCCAAATTCCAATTTGGGTGTGGTGAGAACAATCAAGGTCTATTTGGTTCTGCAGATGGATTACTAGGCCTCGGTCGCGATCAGGTTTCGGTTGTATCACAGACTTCTCGAAAGTATGGAAAGCTATTCTCATATTGTCTTCCAGCATCAACTAGTTCTACTGGTTTTCTTGCTTTTGGTAGTCAAGTTGGTACCTCTTCTACTCAGTACACTTCACTAATGACAGATTCAAATAACCCATCATTCTATTTCCTAACTATAACTGGTATAAGTGTTGGAGGGAAGAATTTAGGTATTCCACAATCAGTTTTTACAACTTCAGGAACAATTATAGATTCTGGAACTGTTATTACTCGGTTGGCACCAGCAGCGTATTCAGCATTAAGTTCAGCATTTCGTCGGGCAATGACGAAGTATCGTACGGCGCCGGCGTATTCAATACTGGATACATGCTATAATTTGAATGGATACAGTACTGTAACAATACCAACTATAGCGATACATTTTACTGGAGGTACAGATTTGAATGTTGATCAGTCTGGGATTCTAGTTCAAGCAAGTTCAACTCAATACTGTTTGGCTTTTGCTGGAAATAATGCTTCTACAGATGTGGAGATCCTTGGAAATATGCAACAGCAGACATTTGAGGTGGTTTATAATGTGGCTAGTGGAAAGGTGGGATTTGGTGCTGGAGCTTGTAGTTAA
- the LOC122671518 gene encoding aspartyl protease family protein At5g10770-like isoform X2 — MAINHSSFLFLLLSIFLHFFLFGCSEKIEAYKFGELTANLQHQSHVVSLKSLMPSGVCSTQTQGSKTSSGLLQVAHKNGPCSSLKKGNTKVPNFRQILIDDQTRVKSIHSKISNHKDPLADSAVKIPATSGQSLGTGNYVVNIGIGSPKQQNTVVFDTGSDLTWIQCQPCVVQCYSQQDPIFNPSSSTTYSNISCNSVACSQLQSATGNTQSCRNTCIYLIQYGDGSYSQGYFGTDTLTLSSSDVFPKFQFGCGENNQGLFGSADGLLGLGRDQVSVVSQTSRKYGKLFSYCLPASTSSTGFLAFGSQVGTSSTQYTSLMTDSNNPSFYFLTITGISVGGKNLGIPQSVFTTSGTIIDSGTVITRLAPAAYSALSSAFRRAMTKYRTAPAYSILDTCYNLNGYSTVTIPTIAIHFTGGTDLNVDQSGILVQASSTQYCLAFAGNNASTDVEILGNMQQQTFEVVYNVASGKVGFGAGACK, encoded by the exons ATGGCTATTAACCACTCctccttccttttccttcttctttctatttttcttcatttctttctctttggttgttcagagaagattgaagcctataaATTCGGAGAATTGACAGCGAATCTTCAACACCAGAGTCATGTTGTTTCACTCAAATCCTTGATGCCATCAGGAGTTTGTTCTACTCAAACCCAAG GTTCCAAAACCTCAAGCGGGCTACTGCAAGTAGCTCACAAAAATGGGCCTTGCTCATCATTGAAGAAAGGGAATACAAAAGTTCCTAACTTTCGCCAGATTCTCATTGATGACCAAACCAGAGTCAAATCCATCCATTCCAAAATCTCCAACCATAAAGACCCATTAGCAGATTCTGCTGTAAAAATTCCTGCTACCTCTGGACAATCCCTTGGGACTGGAAACTATGTTGTCAACATTGGAATTGGATCACCAAAGCAACAAAATACAGTAGTATTTGATACTGGTAGTGATCTAACTTGGATCCAATGTCAACCATGTGTTGTCCAATGCTATTCACAACAAGATCCCATCTTCAATCCTTCTTCATCCACCACCTATTCCAACATCTCATGTAACTCAGTTGCTTGTTCCCAACTCCAATCAGCCACAGGTAACACACAATCCTGTAGAAACACATGTATATACCTGATCCAATACGGTGATGGATCCTACTCTCAAGGGTACTTTGGAACTGATACATTAACACTCTCTTCTTCTGATGTCTTCCCCAAATTCCAATTTGGGTGTGGTGAGAACAATCAAGGTCTATTTGGTTCTGCAGATGGATTACTAGGCCTCGGTCGCGATCAGGTTTCGGTTGTATCACAGACTTCTCGAAAGTATGGAAAGCTATTCTCATATTGTCTTCCAGCATCAACTAGTTCTACTGGTTTTCTTGCTTTTGGTAGTCAAGTTGGTACCTCTTCTACTCAGTACACTTCACTAATGACAGATTCAAATAACCCATCATTCTATTTCCTAACTATAACTGGTATAAGTGTTGGAGGGAAGAATTTAGGTATTCCACAATCAGTTTTTACAACTTCAGGAACAATTATAGATTCTGGAACTGTTATTACTCGGTTGGCACCAGCAGCGTATTCAGCATTAAGTTCAGCATTTCGTCGGGCAATGACGAAGTATCGTACGGCGCCGGCGTATTCAATACTGGATACATGCTATAATTTGAATGGATACAGTACTGTAACAATACCAACTATAGCGATACATTTTACTGGAGGTACAGATTTGAATGTTGATCAGTCTGGGATTCTAGTTCAAGCAAGTTCAACTCAATACTGTTTGGCTTTTGCTGGAAATAATGCTTCTACAGATGTGGAGATCCTTGGAAATATGCAACAGCAGACATTTGAGGTGGTTTATAATGTGGCTAGTGGAAAGGTGGGATTTGGTGCTGGAGCTTGTA AGT
- the LOC122671516 gene encoding tyrosine-protein kinase transmembrane receptor Ror-like, which produces MAAALECWSSRTSTDEDLVEQVLMKTQDRSEVFSAASPVQPSKESSVVQKRLQRLSRNVVEAITSLKNTLNLDSVRDTPATRIESSRKLVWGGVVRNLTQLYPGSQLPEKLITNIRKHFDSLPFSYAQAGFDMKEVFLHIRLIEQAAVDDHPAILIQEVSDDDTQGSVFKLTFACNSSISWPTLSGALDNAAICCKNTQIFEKKGFTLGVILVLVQSGHEKHFKIRIESALKSSLKKPKPGTMKLPFGLCGCQEENTKGREIFETDDEKGEQSYGNGAGNSNPKVQLSSPLPETSYVVSVDEWQTIRSGGDEIGKWLLNSDQVEFIDQIGPTSFKGVYKGKRVAIEKLKGCEKGCSYEFELRRDVLELMTCGHRNILQFHGVCIEETHGLCVVTKMMEGGSVQEIIQKNRKLQTKEILRIAIDVAEGMKFMNDHDIAYRDLNTHRILFDRQGHACVGDMGIVTACKDNGEVTEYETDGYRWLAPEIIAGDPESVTETWMSNVYSFGMVVWEMVTGEAAYAAYSPVQAAVGIAACGLRPEIPKDCPQVLRSLMMKCWNNCPSKRPQFSEILAILMRSNNANNYIQQQQQQQQ; this is translated from the exons ATGGCTGCAGCTCTCGAATGCTGGTCTAGTCGGACCAGTACTGACGAAGATTTGGTAGAGCAGGTTCTAATGAAAACCCAAGACAGATCAGAGGTTTTCTCAGCAGCTTCTCCTGTACAGCCAAGCAAAGAATCATCGGTTGTACAGAAGAGATTGCAGAGGCTGAGCCGCAATGTGGTTGAAGCGATTACTTCGCTTAAGAATACTTTGAATCTGGATTCAGTTCGTGATACACCGGCGACGAGGATTGAGAGTTCTAGAAAGCTTGTGTGGGGTGGTGTTGTAAGGAATCTTACCCAACTATACCCTGGTAGTCAACTTCCAGAGAAGCTCATTACCAACATTCGCAAGCATTTCGATTCTTTACCCTTCAG CTATGCTCAAGCCGGATTCGACATGAAAGAAGTTTTTCTTCACATTCGATTGATTGAGCAGGCAGCGGTTGACGACCACCCAGCAATTTTGATTCAAGAAGTATCTGACGATGACACCCAGGGATCTGTTTTCAAACTCACATTCGCTTGTAACTCTTCGATTTCATGGCCCACGCTGTCGGGAGCACTTGATAATGCAGCCATTTGTTGCAAGAACACCCAGATctttgagaagaagggtttTACTCTTGGGGTCATTCTTGTTCTGGTTCAATCTGGGCATGAAAAACATTTCAAGATTCGGATCGAGAGCGCCCTGAAATCTTCCCTGAAGAAGCCTAAACCGGGGACAATGAAGCTGCCATTCGGGCTCTGCGGGTGCCAGGAGGAGAATACGAAGGGCCGAGAAATCTTTGAGACGGACGATGAGAAAGGTGAACAGAGTTACGGAAATGGCGCTGGGAACTCGAACCCTAAGGTCCAGCTCTCTAGTCCACTTCCTGAAACTTCTTACGTTGTCTCTGTTGATGAATGGCAGACGATCCGATCGGGTGGGGATGAGATTGGGAAATGGCTTCTGAACTCTGATCAGGTTGAGTTCATTGATCAGATCGGACCAACTTCCTTCAAGGGTGTTTATAAGGGCAAACGAGTAGCCATCGAGAAGCTGAAAGGGTGTGAGAAGGGTTGTTCATACGAGTTTGAGCTCCGGAGAGATGTCTTGGAGCTGATGACTTGTGGGCACAGAAACATATTACAGTTCCATGGCGTCTGCATTGAAGAAACTCATGGGTTGTGTGTTGTGACCAAGATGATGGAAGGGGGATCAGTTCAGGAGATTATACAAAAGAACAGGAAACTTCAGACTAAGGAAATATTAAGGATTGCAATTGATGTTGCAGAAGGGATGAAGTTCATGAACGACCATGATATTGCATACAGAGACCTCAACACACACAGAATCCTGTTTGATAGACAAGGTCATGCTTGTGTTGGGGACATGGGCATTGTCACGGCTTGCAAGGACAACGGAGAGGTTACAGAGTATGAAACTGACGGTTACCGCTGGCTAGCTCCTGAG ATCATAGCAGGGGATCCTGAGAGTGTGACAGAGACATGGATGAGTAATGTTTATAGTTTTGGGATGGTGGTGTGGGAGATGGTGACAGGAGAGGCAGCTTATGCGGCTTATTCGCCAGTGCAAGCAGCTGTTGGGATTGCGGCATGTGGGCTGAGACCAGAGATCCCTAAGGATTGTCCACAAGTGCTGCGATCTTTGATGATGAAATGCTGGAACAATTGCCCCTCAAAGCGCCCTCAATTCTCTGAAATCTTGGCGATATTGATGCGCTCCAACAATGCCAACAACTACAtccagcagcagcaacagcaacagcaatag